In Cupriavidus taiwanensis, the following are encoded in one genomic region:
- a CDS encoding DUF3141 domain-containing protein — protein MTARERAVLPQDGTATSAATTATPARGPDPSGALAQPVLEYIQDAWQRTVLLLDILRQRGNMSAEHEREGMPAVLVFEHELLADGRQLPEPANYALLRIVPPAGSPTDPARRPFVVIDPRAGHGPGIGGFKADSEIGIALRTGHPCYFITFFREPCPGQTIEAVARAEAAFLQIVGERHPEAPGKPFVIGNCQAGWALMMLAAVAPERTGPLLLAGAPLAYWSGVRGRNPMRYSGGLLGGSWLASLAADLGNGRFDGAWLVQNFEQLNPANTLWKKLYDVYARVDTEGPRFLDFERWWGGHFLMNRAEIDWIVQQLFVGNRLTAGAVRSADGNTVVDLRNVRSPVIIFASWGDNITPPQQALNWIPDLYATDAELVANDQVIVYCLHPTVGHLGIFVSAGVANREHSELFCALDLIDVLPPGLYEASIEDIAPDLPHRDLVEGRYLVRFERRGIADILALDDGRDDERAFEVVRRVAEVNQHVYDTFASPWVRAMSSEFSAQWLRALHPARLERTLATDLNPWMAWIGALAPWVREHRAPVAPDNPLLALEQAASEQIVRALDQFRDWRDAWYEQVFEAIYEAPALAALVGLQAHAPVNLESPVTVALREELAARRLRDAEAAIAQGGTLEAFVRVLAYVADQPSAIEERPFNLLRRIAREQQQATEASGGHAGLAAFKTAVRQQSFIVRLDPQRALRALPALVPDRETRRKLMAAVQRVMTVSGPLAGERLARYREVADILGTGPAPEAGAAPATAERADTASAPVHAEPGKPQSSRAAARRKPAPRG, from the coding sequence ATGACCGCACGCGAACGCGCCGTCCTGCCGCAGGACGGCACCGCCACCTCGGCCGCCACAACTGCCACGCCCGCGCGTGGGCCTGACCCCTCCGGCGCGCTGGCGCAGCCGGTGCTGGAGTACATCCAGGACGCGTGGCAGCGCACCGTGCTGCTGCTCGATATCCTGCGCCAGCGCGGCAATATGTCGGCCGAGCATGAGCGCGAGGGCATGCCCGCGGTGCTGGTGTTCGAGCATGAACTGCTGGCCGATGGCCGCCAGTTGCCGGAGCCGGCCAACTACGCGCTGCTGCGCATCGTGCCGCCGGCAGGCAGTCCGACCGATCCCGCCAGGCGCCCCTTTGTCGTGATCGACCCGCGCGCCGGCCATGGTCCGGGTATCGGCGGCTTCAAGGCCGACAGCGAGATCGGCATCGCGCTGCGCACCGGCCATCCGTGCTACTTCATCACCTTCTTCCGCGAACCGTGCCCGGGCCAGACCATCGAGGCGGTGGCGCGCGCCGAGGCCGCGTTCCTGCAAATCGTCGGCGAGCGGCATCCCGAGGCGCCCGGCAAGCCCTTCGTCATCGGCAACTGCCAGGCCGGCTGGGCCCTGATGATGCTGGCCGCGGTGGCGCCCGAACGCACCGGGCCGCTGCTGCTGGCCGGCGCGCCGCTGGCGTACTGGTCCGGCGTGCGCGGGCGCAACCCGATGCGCTACAGCGGCGGACTGCTGGGCGGGTCGTGGCTGGCGTCGCTGGCGGCCGACCTGGGCAACGGCAGGTTCGACGGGGCCTGGCTGGTGCAGAACTTCGAGCAGCTCAATCCCGCCAATACGCTGTGGAAAAAGCTCTACGACGTCTACGCGCGCGTCGATACCGAAGGCCCGCGCTTCCTTGACTTCGAGCGCTGGTGGGGCGGCCATTTCCTGATGAACCGCGCCGAGATCGACTGGATCGTGCAGCAGCTGTTCGTCGGCAACCGGCTCACCGCGGGCGCGGTACGCAGCGCCGACGGCAACACCGTGGTCGACCTGCGCAACGTGCGCTCGCCGGTGATCATCTTTGCCTCGTGGGGGGACAACATCACGCCGCCGCAGCAGGCGCTGAACTGGATCCCGGACCTGTATGCGACCGACGCGGAGCTGGTCGCCAACGACCAGGTCATCGTCTATTGCCTGCACCCGACCGTGGGCCACCTGGGCATTTTCGTGTCCGCCGGCGTGGCCAACCGCGAGCACAGCGAACTGTTCTGCGCGCTGGACCTGATCGACGTGCTGCCGCCGGGCCTGTACGAGGCCAGCATCGAAGACATCGCCCCGGACCTGCCGCACCGCGACCTGGTCGAAGGGCGCTACCTGGTGCGTTTCGAGCGCCGCGGCATCGCCGACATCCTGGCGCTGGACGATGGCCGCGATGACGAACGCGCCTTCGAGGTGGTGCGGCGCGTGGCCGAGGTCAACCAGCATGTCTACGACACCTTTGCCTCGCCGTGGGTGCGTGCCATGTCCAGCGAGTTCAGCGCGCAATGGCTGCGCGCGCTGCATCCCGCGCGGCTGGAACGCACGCTGGCGACCGACCTCAACCCGTGGATGGCCTGGATCGGCGCGCTGGCGCCGTGGGTGCGCGAGCATCGCGCGCCGGTCGCGCCGGACAATCCGCTGCTGGCGCTGGAGCAGGCCGCGTCGGAGCAGATCGTGCGCGCGCTCGACCAGTTCCGTGACTGGCGCGATGCCTGGTACGAGCAGGTCTTCGAGGCGATCTACGAAGCGCCCGCGCTGGCGGCGCTGGTCGGGCTGCAGGCGCATGCGCCGGTCAACCTGGAATCGCCGGTTACCGTGGCGCTGCGCGAGGAACTGGCCGCGCGGCGCCTGCGCGATGCCGAGGCGGCGATCGCGCAGGGCGGCACGCTGGAAGCCTTCGTGCGCGTGCTGGCCTACGTGGCCGACCAGCCCAGCGCCATCGAGGAGCGGCCCTTCAACCTGCTGCGGCGCATCGCGCGCGAGCAGCAGCAGGCTACCGAAGCGTCCGGTGGCCATGCCGGCCTGGCCGCGTTCAAGACCGCTGTGCGCCAGCAGAGCTTTATCGTCAGGCTCGACCCGCAGCGCGCGCTCCGGGCCCTGCCGGCACTGGTGCCGGACCGCGAGACCCGCCGCAAGCTGATGGCGGCGGTGCAGCGCGTGATGACCGTCAGCGGCCCGCTCGCGGGCGAGCGGCTGGCGCGCTATCGCGAGGTCGCGGACATCCTGGGCACGGGCCCTGCGCCGGAGGCAGGCGCTGCACCTGCAACGGCAGAACGGGCCGACACGGCCAGCGCGCCCGTCCATGCCGAGCCTGGCAAGCCGCAGTCGTCGCGCGCCGCCGCCAGGCGCAAGCCCGCACCGCGCGGCTGA
- the fabI gene encoding enoyl-ACP reductase FabI, with protein sequence MVNVPHPPLAGARVLVAGVANADSIAWGCARAFRELGAEVAMTYLNHKAYPHVAPLAEAVQAPILMPLDVEDPAQMAALFARIESVWGRLDAVIHSIAFAPQADLQGGLLNASAEGFARAMDISCHSFVRMARLAVPLMTQGGTLFAMSYEGARRVVPNYDLMGPVKAALEACCRYLAHELGPRGIRVHAISPGPLKTRAASGLKDFDLLLADAAGRAPLGEVVDIMDVGFATAYLATPYARRISGNTVYVDGGVNIMA encoded by the coding sequence ATGGTCAACGTTCCCCATCCGCCGCTTGCCGGCGCCCGCGTGCTGGTGGCCGGCGTGGCCAATGCCGATTCGATCGCCTGGGGCTGCGCCCGCGCCTTCCGCGAGCTGGGCGCCGAGGTGGCCATGACTTACCTGAACCACAAGGCCTATCCGCATGTCGCGCCGCTGGCCGAGGCCGTGCAGGCGCCGATCCTGATGCCGCTGGACGTCGAAGACCCGGCGCAGATGGCGGCGCTGTTCGCGCGCATCGAGAGCGTGTGGGGCCGGCTCGACGCGGTGATCCATTCGATCGCTTTCGCGCCGCAGGCTGACCTGCAGGGCGGGCTGCTCAACGCGTCGGCCGAGGGGTTTGCGCGCGCCATGGATATCTCCTGCCACTCGTTCGTGCGCATGGCGCGCCTGGCCGTGCCGCTGATGACGCAGGGCGGCACGCTGTTCGCGATGAGCTATGAGGGGGCGCGCCGCGTGGTGCCCAACTATGACCTGATGGGCCCGGTCAAGGCGGCGCTGGAGGCCTGCTGCCGCTACCTGGCGCATGAACTGGGGCCGCGCGGCATCCGCGTCCATGCAATCTCGCCGGGGCCGCTGAAGACGCGCGCGGCGTCGGGGCTGAAGGACTTCGACCTGCTGCTGGCCGACGCCGCCGGGCGCGCGCCGCTGGGCGAGGTGGTCGACATCATGGACGTGGGCTTCGCCACCGCCTACCTGGCCACGCCGTACGCGCGGCGTATTTCCGGCAATACGGTGTACGTCGATGGCGGCGTGAACATCATGGCGTAG
- a CDS encoding TOBE domain-containing protein: MLELQGAIWFRSGSQDWGGKDRIALLAAIGEHGSITAAARAVGISYKAAWDAIDAMNNSAGEPLVVRAAGGKGGGGTRLTARGEQLIRTYRALEDEHRRFVAQLSRLGEGAADDIHLMRRMMIKTSARNKLFGRVASVRGGAVNDEVVLELAGGQRIVATITHESVETLALAEGVEAFALIKASSVLVGLPDPGLRLSARNQLAGVVARVMPGAVNAEVVIELDGGGTVAAIVTNGSVEALGLQPGVAAVAVFKASSVILGVMA, from the coding sequence ATGCTTGAACTCCAGGGAGCCATCTGGTTCCGCTCCGGCTCGCAGGACTGGGGCGGCAAGGACCGCATCGCGCTGCTCGCCGCCATTGGCGAGCACGGCTCGATCACGGCGGCCGCGCGCGCCGTCGGCATCAGCTACAAGGCCGCGTGGGACGCCATCGATGCGATGAACAACAGCGCTGGCGAGCCGCTGGTGGTGCGCGCCGCCGGCGGCAAGGGCGGCGGCGGCACGCGCCTGACCGCGCGCGGCGAACAGCTGATCCGCACCTATCGCGCGCTCGAAGACGAGCACCGGCGCTTTGTCGCGCAACTGTCGCGCCTGGGCGAGGGCGCGGCCGACGATATCCACCTGATGAGGCGAATGATGATCAAGACCAGTGCGCGCAACAAGCTGTTCGGGCGCGTGGCCAGCGTGCGCGGCGGCGCGGTCAACGACGAGGTGGTGCTGGAGCTGGCCGGCGGCCAGCGCATCGTCGCCACCATCACGCATGAAAGCGTCGAGACGCTGGCGCTGGCCGAGGGCGTCGAGGCCTTTGCGCTGATCAAGGCGTCATCGGTGCTGGTGGGGCTGCCCGACCCCGGGCTGCGGCTGTCGGCGCGCAACCAGCTGGCGGGCGTGGTGGCGCGCGTGATGCCCGGCGCGGTGAACGCCGAGGTGGTAATCGAGCTCGACGGTGGCGGCACGGTGGCGGCCATCGTCACCAACGGCAGCGTCGAGGCGCTGGGGCTGCAGCCGGGCGTGGCCGCGGTGGCGGTATTCAAGGCGTCGAGCGTGATTCTCGGCGTGATGGCGTAG
- a CDS encoding class IV adenylate cyclase, which translates to MPRNVEIKARIDSVEALLPRAAALAERGPEYIRQDDTFFRCANGRLKLREFAPDRGELIFYARADAAGPKESFYILSPTPSPGTLRAALAAAHGEGGRVRKLRTLFLAGRTRVHLDRVEALGDFLELEVVLADAESVADGVAEAHALLARLGVPASALVEGAYVDLLRAAQATRADTGA; encoded by the coding sequence ATGCCAAGAAACGTCGAGATCAAGGCCCGCATCGACAGTGTCGAGGCGCTGCTGCCGCGCGCCGCGGCGCTGGCCGAGCGCGGGCCCGAATACATCCGCCAGGACGATACCTTCTTTCGCTGCGCCAACGGACGCCTCAAGCTGCGCGAGTTCGCACCGGACCGCGGCGAACTGATCTTCTATGCGCGCGCCGATGCGGCCGGCCCGAAGGAGAGCTTCTACATCCTGTCGCCGACGCCATCTCCCGGCACGCTGCGCGCCGCGCTGGCCGCCGCGCACGGCGAGGGCGGGCGGGTGCGCAAGCTGCGCACGCTGTTCCTGGCGGGACGCACACGGGTGCACCTGGACCGGGTCGAAGCGCTCGGCGATTTCCTGGAACTGGAAGTGGTGCTGGCCGATGCGGAAAGCGTGGCCGACGGCGTCGCCGAGGCCCATGCCTTGCTGGCGCGCCTGGGCGTGCCCGCGTCGGCCCTGGTCGAAGGCGCCTACGTGGACCTGCTGCGCGCGGCTCAGGCCACGCGCGCCGACACCGGCGCGTAG
- a CDS encoding ATP-binding cassette domain-containing protein, with protein sequence MSMHVSIRKQMVSADRHFALDIDFDSASRRIALFGPSGAGKSLTLRAIAGLLAPDSGRIVLNGRTLFDAEAGIDVRPQERRVAYLFQEYALFPHLTVGQNIGFGLARGWRNPRRGALHPQAQRWIDAFGLADIVGNYPAEISGGQKQRVALARALVAQPDIVLLDEPFSALDPALRARMRAELRTLQASLDVPMLVISHDPADVEALGDHVLEIREGRIFGSGTSRQHPPVYAPVSARVA encoded by the coding sequence ATGAGCATGCACGTCAGCATCCGCAAGCAGATGGTCTCGGCCGACCGCCACTTTGCGCTGGATATCGACTTCGATTCGGCCAGCCGGCGCATTGCGCTGTTCGGCCCCTCCGGCGCAGGCAAGAGCCTGACGCTGCGCGCCATCGCCGGCCTGCTGGCGCCGGACAGCGGCCGCATCGTGCTGAACGGCCGCACGCTGTTCGATGCCGAAGCCGGCATCGACGTGCGCCCGCAGGAACGCCGCGTGGCCTACCTGTTCCAGGAATATGCGCTGTTCCCGCACCTGACCGTGGGCCAGAACATCGGCTTCGGGCTGGCGCGCGGCTGGCGCAATCCGCGCCGCGGCGCGCTGCATCCGCAGGCGCAGCGCTGGATCGATGCGTTCGGGCTGGCCGACATCGTCGGCAACTACCCCGCGGAAATCTCCGGCGGCCAGAAGCAGCGCGTGGCGCTGGCGCGCGCGCTGGTGGCGCAGCCCGACATCGTGCTGTTGGATGAACCTTTTTCGGCGCTGGACCCGGCGCTGCGCGCGCGCATGCGTGCGGAGCTGCGCACGCTGCAGGCCAGCCTGGACGTGCCGATGCTGGTGATCTCGCACGACCCCGCCGACGTCGAGGCGCTGGGCGACCACGTGCTGGAAATCCGCGAAGGCCGCATCTTCGGCAGCGGCACCAGCCGCCAACATCCGCCGGTCTACGCGCCGGTGTCGGCGCGCGTGGCCTGA
- the modB gene encoding molybdate ABC transporter permease subunit → MDAVWVPLLLSLKVAGWATALNAVLGVGAAWALARWRSPLRDVVDAVLTLPLVLPPTVLGYYLLVLVGRRGVFGEWLARLGIELVFTWQGAVLASTIVAFPLVLKSARAAFEGVDHQLENAARVLGVPESGIFFRVTLPLAARGIIAGVLLAFARALGEFGATLMIAGNLPGRTQTLSVAIYEAVQAGDDNTANLLVLVTSITCVLLLVIAGRLVPAAARNPAEHYERRRLRPRVR, encoded by the coding sequence ATGGATGCCGTCTGGGTACCGCTGCTGCTGTCGCTGAAGGTGGCGGGCTGGGCCACCGCGCTGAACGCCGTGCTCGGCGTCGGCGCGGCCTGGGCGCTGGCGCGCTGGCGCTCGCCGCTGCGCGACGTGGTCGATGCGGTGCTGACGCTGCCGCTGGTGCTGCCGCCGACCGTGCTGGGCTATTACCTGCTGGTGCTGGTGGGACGCCGTGGCGTGTTCGGCGAGTGGCTGGCGCGGCTCGGCATCGAACTGGTCTTTACCTGGCAGGGGGCGGTGCTGGCTTCGACCATCGTCGCCTTCCCGCTGGTGCTCAAGTCCGCGCGCGCCGCCTTTGAAGGCGTCGACCACCAGCTGGAAAACGCCGCGCGCGTGCTGGGCGTGCCCGAGAGCGGCATCTTTTTTCGCGTGACGCTGCCGCTGGCGGCGCGCGGCATCATCGCCGGCGTGCTGCTGGCGTTTGCGCGCGCGCTGGGCGAATTCGGCGCCACGCTGATGATCGCCGGCAACCTGCCCGGGCGCACCCAGACGCTGTCGGTGGCCATCTACGAGGCGGTCCAGGCCGGCGACGACAACACCGCCAACCTGCTGGTGCTGGTCACTTCGATCACCTGCGTGCTGCTGCTCGTGATTGCCGGGCGCCTGGTGCCTGCGGCCGCGCGCAATCCCGCTGAACACTATGAACGCCGGCGCCTGCGCCCGCGCGTCCGCTAA
- the modA gene encoding molybdate ABC transporter substrate-binding protein, whose translation MPAFRSRRRGLLLAAAAALALAAPPAFAADLVVSAAASLTNAFKSLAESYERAHPGTHVVLNFGASDVLMQQIVKGAPADVFASADQEAMNKAEAEKVIAPGSRRNFAANQVVLIVPADSKLPIASLQDLTRPEIRRIAYGNPASVPVGRYTRGALEAAGLWDAVAAKGVPAQNVRQSLDYVARGEVEAGFVFATDATVMPDKVRVAVRVPSRTPVTYPIAITSQARQPKEAAQFVDYVASPEGQAILSRFGFHKP comes from the coding sequence ATGCCTGCCTTCCGTTCCCGCCGCCGCGGGCTGCTGCTGGCCGCCGCCGCGGCGCTGGCGCTGGCCGCCCCGCCCGCCTTCGCCGCCGACCTGGTGGTCTCGGCCGCGGCCAGCCTTACCAACGCTTTCAAATCGCTGGCCGAATCGTACGAGCGCGCCCACCCCGGCACGCACGTGGTGCTGAACTTCGGCGCGTCCGACGTGCTGATGCAGCAGATCGTCAAGGGCGCGCCGGCCGATGTGTTCGCCTCGGCCGACCAGGAGGCGATGAACAAGGCCGAGGCCGAAAAGGTGATCGCGCCGGGCTCGCGCCGCAACTTTGCCGCCAACCAGGTGGTGCTGATCGTGCCGGCCGACAGCAAGCTGCCGATCGCCTCGCTGCAAGACCTGACGCGCCCGGAAATCCGGCGCATCGCCTACGGCAACCCGGCCTCGGTGCCGGTGGGCCGCTACACCCGCGGCGCGCTGGAAGCGGCCGGGCTGTGGGACGCGGTCGCCGCCAAGGGCGTGCCGGCGCAGAACGTGCGCCAGAGCCTGGACTACGTGGCGCGCGGCGAGGTCGAGGCCGGCTTCGTCTTCGCCACCGATGCCACGGTGATGCCCGACAAGGTCAGGGTGGCGGTGCGCGTGCCCAGCCGCACGCCGGTGACCTACCCCATCGCCATCACCAGCCAGGCGCGCCAGCCGAAGGAAGCGGCGCAGTTCGTCGACTATGTCGCCTCGCCCGAAGGCCAGGCGATCCTGTCGCGCTTCGGCTTCCACAAGCCCTGA
- a CDS encoding DUF1059 domain-containing protein — protein MARKFIDCREYPSDTHCTVALSADSEDELLEAAVQHAVTVHQHQDTPELRSQLKSMFKEGTPPA, from the coding sequence ATGGCACGCAAGTTTATCGATTGCCGCGAGTACCCGAGCGACACCCACTGCACGGTGGCATTGAGCGCCGACAGCGAAGACGAACTGCTCGAGGCCGCGGTCCAGCACGCGGTGACGGTGCACCAGCATCAGGACACGCCTGAGCTGCGCAGCCAGTTGAAATCGATGTTCAAGGAAGGCACGCCGCCGGCCTGA
- a CDS encoding 2-hydroxyacid dehydrogenase, with protein sequence MPAPQILQVGPLAPQTNATLQQQYGAAALWQHADSLAWARSEGQQVRVVVTSARHGCSAALIDALPRLEAIVSFGVGYDAIALDAARARGIQVSNTPDVLNDCVADQAFGLLLDAARGIAHGDRFVRAGRWPQGGFPLTTRVSGKKLGIVGLGRIGEIVARRAQGFDMEIAYHNRRPREGAPWRFEADLKALAAWADFLVVATVGGPSTAGLVSREILDALGPRGILVNVSRGSVVDEAALVAALAEGRLGGAGLDVFQDEPNVPPALLAMDHVVLAPHAASGTHETRAAMTALTLQNLDAFLADGKVLTPVL encoded by the coding sequence ATGCCCGCTCCCCAGATCCTCCAGGTCGGCCCGCTCGCGCCGCAGACCAATGCGACCCTGCAACAACAGTACGGCGCCGCCGCGCTGTGGCAGCACGCCGATTCCCTCGCCTGGGCGCGCAGCGAGGGGCAGCAGGTGCGCGTGGTGGTGACCTCGGCGCGCCACGGCTGCAGCGCCGCGCTGATCGATGCGCTGCCGCGGCTGGAAGCCATCGTCAGCTTCGGCGTCGGCTATGACGCGATTGCGCTCGACGCCGCCCGCGCGCGCGGCATCCAGGTCAGCAACACGCCCGACGTGCTCAACGACTGCGTCGCCGACCAGGCCTTCGGGCTGCTGCTGGATGCGGCGCGCGGCATCGCCCATGGCGACCGCTTCGTGCGCGCCGGGCGCTGGCCGCAGGGCGGCTTCCCGCTGACCACGCGCGTATCGGGCAAGAAGCTGGGCATCGTCGGCCTGGGCCGCATCGGCGAGATCGTCGCCCGGCGCGCGCAGGGCTTCGACATGGAGATTGCCTACCACAACCGCCGCCCGCGCGAAGGCGCACCGTGGCGCTTCGAGGCGGACCTGAAGGCGCTGGCGGCATGGGCAGACTTCCTGGTGGTGGCGACCGTGGGCGGGCCCTCGACCGCGGGGCTGGTGTCGCGCGAGATCCTCGATGCGCTCGGCCCGCGCGGCATCCTGGTCAACGTGTCGCGCGGCAGCGTGGTCGACGAGGCGGCGCTGGTCGCGGCGCTGGCGGAAGGCCGGCTGGGCGGCGCGGGCCTGGATGTGTTCCAGGACGAGCCCAACGTGCCGCCGGCGTTGCTGGCGATGGACCATGTCGTGCTGGCACCGCACGCGGCCAGCGGCACGCACGAAACCCGCGCCGCCATGACCGCGCTGACCCTGCAGAACCTGGACGCCTTCCTCGCCGACGGCAAGGTGCTGACGCCGGTGCTGTAG
- a CDS encoding nucleoside 2-deoxyribosyltransferase: protein MTTIYLAGFDVFRKDARAWGEHLKALCAAHGFTGLYPLDQSAPAGRSGPDTARWIYDANIALLRRADVVMANLDDFRGPGEPDSGTAFEVGFAVALGKPVWGYSADAGTLRERVTVATDADGTPLDARGFTVEDFGLGKNLMLACSVRLVQGGAAECLAAMAAALRNGN from the coding sequence ATGACCACCATCTACCTCGCTGGCTTTGACGTGTTCCGCAAGGACGCGCGCGCCTGGGGCGAGCACCTCAAGGCGCTGTGCGCGGCGCATGGCTTCACCGGCCTGTATCCGCTCGACCAGTCCGCGCCCGCGGGCCGCTCCGGCCCCGACACCGCGCGCTGGATCTATGACGCGAATATCGCGCTGCTGCGGCGCGCCGACGTGGTGATGGCCAACCTGGATGACTTCCGCGGCCCGGGCGAGCCGGATTCCGGCACCGCCTTCGAGGTGGGCTTCGCGGTGGCGCTGGGCAAGCCGGTGTGGGGCTACAGCGCCGATGCCGGCACGCTGCGCGAGCGCGTCACGGTAGCGACCGATGCCGACGGCACGCCGCTGGATGCGCGCGGCTTTACCGTGGAGGACTTCGGTCTGGGCAAGAACCTGATGCTGGCGTGTTCGGTGCGGTTGGTGCAGGGCGGCGCGGCCGAATGCCTGGCGGCAATGGCCGCCGCCCTGCGCAACGGCAACTAG